The Fulvia fulva chromosome 6, complete sequence genome includes a window with the following:
- a CDS encoding Endosomal/prevacuolar sodium/hydrogen exchanger, producing the protein MGFSHYFAQGATALAKRQTSDADDDENPEAGQKEIYSSWALLILIVLLIMAFFMSYILRSKKIQAVHETVISIFAGMVIGLILRLTSVNSVLDVVTFDYQFFFNLLLPPIILASGYELHQGNFFRNIGSILTFAFAGTFISAIVLGVILWLWTRIPLEGLNISFVEAISVGATLSATDPVTILAIFNTYKVDPKLYTVIFGESILNDAIAIVLFETAQKYRAGEEAGKLTILSLFESIGVFLLVFFGSLLIGILIGLATSLLLKFTHVRRDPKIESCLIFLIAYASYFFANAIHMSGIVALLFCGICLKHYAYHNMSRRTQLTTKFVFSLMAQLTENFIFIYLGLSLFTERELEYKPLFILITLIGICVARWCAVFPLSALINWVIRTRARRRGQESLAEEIPQNWRIMLFWAGLRGAVGVALAAGLSGKDSRALRATVLVTVVLTVIIFGGTTARMLEILNIRTNVVEEIDSDDEFDIEPVPQGTNTWAKRNGAAYGHTPKVSNVGFGNGNIGLDNVGEHRSRASTATYSSGHGIGTPPSSGGPHDLERRNSSRVRTADQAERGLLYQEDEGTLSDLETDDLDLPPAARRSPSRQAAGDDDTNYPVSGTRANEAAAASHLNVRGALSQIMQATQEDAGTLFNRLDEGFLKPHLLLDPGGSSKGHGSGGGNGHGGSS; encoded by the exons ATGGGCTTCTCCCACTACTTCGCCCAAGGCGCCACAGCCTTAGCCAAGCGCCAAACCTCCGACGCCGACGACGACGAGAACCCCGAAGCAGGCCAGAAAGAGATCTACTCATCATGGGCCCTCCTCATCTTGATCGTCCTGCTGATCATGGCCTTCTTCATGAGCTATATCCTGCGATCAAAGAAGATCCAGGCGGTGCACGAGACGGTTATATCGATTTTCGCGGGCATGGTGATTGGGCTGATACTGCGGTTGACGAGTGTGAACTCTGTGCTGGATGTGGTGACGTTTGATTATCAGTTCTTTTTCAACTTGTTGCTGCCGCCGATTATTTTGGCGAGTGGGTATGAGTTGCATCAG GGCAACTTCTTCCGCAACATTGGCAGTATCTTGACATTTGCTTTTGCTGGGACGTTTATATCAGCCATCGTACTGGGTGTGATCTTGTGGCTCTGGACGCGGATACCGCTGGAAGGACTGAACATCTCCTTCGTCGAAGCCATCTCGGTTGGCGCGACACTCTCTGCAACGGATCCGGTAACGATCTTGGCCATCTTCAACACATACAAGGTGGATCCCAAGCTATACACTGTCATCTTCGGGGAGAGCATTCTGAACGATGCCATTGCTATTGTCTTGTTCGAGACGGCACAGAAGTATAGGGCAGGAGAAGAGGCGGGCAAGCTGACCATCCTGAGTCTGTTCGAGAGTATTGGAGTCTTCTTGCTGGTCTTCTTTGGCAGCCTGCTGATTGGAATTCTGATTGGATTGGCCACCAGCTTGTTGCTAAAGTTCACACATGTGCGAAGGGACCCCAAGATCGAGAGCTGTCTGATCTTCCTGATCGCATACGCTTCATACTTCTTCGCGAACGCAATCCACATGAGTG GTATCGTCGCCCTCCTTTTCTGCGGAATCTGCCTCAAACACTACGCTTACCACAACATGTCCCGCCGAACCCAACTCACCACCAAATTCGTCTTCTCCCTCATGGCGCAGCTCACCGAGAACTTCATCTTCATCTACCTCGGCCTCTCCCTCTTCACCGAACGCGAACTCGAATACAAACCCCTCTTCATTCTCATCACCCTCATCGGAATCTGCGTAGCACGATGGTGCGCCGTCTTCCCCCTCAGCGCCCTGATCAACTGGGTCATCCGCACAAGAGCACGTCGAAGAGGACAAGAAAGCCTAGCAGAGGAAATCCCACAAAATTGGAGAATAATGCTCTTCTGGGCAGGACTCCGTGGAGCTGTAGGTGTCGCCCTAGCAGCAGGTCTCTCCGGCAAAGATAGTCGCGCGCTACGCGCTACGGTCCTTGTCACGGTCGTGTTGACAGTCATCATCTTCGGCGGTACTACCGCCCGCATGCTCGAGATTCTCAACATCCGCACCAACGTCGTCGAAGAAATCGACAGCGACGACGAATTCGATATCGAGCCCGTGCCGCAAGGCACCAACACCTGGGCGAAGCGCAATGGTGCCGCATACGGCCACACACCCAAAGTCAGCAACGTCGGCTTCGGAAATGGCAACATCGGCCTCGATAACGTCGGGGAACATCGCAGTCGCGCTAGTACAGCGACTTATAGCTCCGGCCATGGCATCGGCACACCACCCAGCTCAGGCGGTCCCCACGATCTCGAACGCCGGAACAGCTCCCGCGTGCGAACTGCAGACCAAGCAGAACGCGGTCTCCTCTACCAAGAAGACGAAGGGACCCTCTCCGACTTGGAAACTGATGACCTTGACCTCCCTCCCGCAGCACGGCGCTCCCCGTCTCGACAGGCTGCTGGCGATGACGATACGAACTATCCCGTCTCAGGCACGAGAGCTAAcgaggcggcggcggcgaGTCATCTTAATGTGCGGGGCGCTTTGTCGCAGATTATGCAAGCTACGCAAGAAGATGCTGGGACGCTGTTTAACCGGCTTGATGAAGGGTTCTTGAAGCCGCATTTACTTCTTGATCCGGGAGGCTCGAGTAAGGGACATGGGAGTGGGGGCGGGAATGGACATGGAGGCTCTTCTTGA
- a CDS encoding putative NADH dehydrogenase has translation MASKPTIAVIGSGWGGFTLAQALSVTKYNVAVISPTRTIQYTPLLASAAAGMFNFRLAEEPIRRQNKLPGLQYYKATVEDINFKEKTLHCRPAVPDIAEEHLKAQNPFELKYDKLVLAPGCDVQTFGTPGALKHANFLRTTNDARKVQQRILEMLDAASTPGLTDAQQRDILRILVVGGGAIGIEATAELFDLWHHDLRHIYPHLDGKLSIEIHDVAPGLLGNFDKRLGEYAAQKLEGRGVEVRTSSHIEKVEAGAIWTKELGEEKYGMLIWATGNGINSLVDKLDVKKTEKLPRIMTDRRLRVFNKYDHLIDNVYALGDSANIDGYTLPMLAEVAVQKAEYLAKELNAADEPRSPFQYNSRPNIAYLGQHDGVIGGREEWTGQSAWIAWRSGSIFHWPRSWRRTLMIGISWVFNRIGGRDIARKW, from the coding sequence ATGGCATCGAAACCCACCATTGCAGTAATCGGCTCCGGTTGGGGAGGCTTCACTTTGGCGCAAGCTCTTTCAGTCACGAAGTACAATGTGGCTGTCATATCACCGACAAGGACCATTCAATACACACCATTGCTGGCAAGTGCGGCTGCTGGCATGTTCAACTTCCGCCTAGCTGAAGAGCCCATTCGACGACAGAACAAGCTTCCAGGGCTTCAGTATTACAAAGCGACAGTCGAAGACATCAACTTCAAGGAGAAGACACTACATTGTCGTCCCGCCGTTCCGGACATCGCAGAAGAACATCTGAAAGCCCAGAATCCCTTCGAGCTCAAGTACGACAAGCTCGTTCTGGCACCCGGCTGTGATGTTCAGACATTCGGAACTCCTGGCGCTTTAAAGCATGCAAACTTCTTGCGTACCACGAACGACGCCCGGAAGGTCCAGCAGCGGATTTTGGAGATGCTCGATGCTGCCTCCACACCGGGTCTGACGGACGCCCAGCAGCGTGACATTCTTCGAATCCTGGTTGTCGGTGGTGGCGCCATTGGTATTGAGGCAACTGCCGAGCTCTTCGATCTCTGGCACCACGACTTGAGACATATCTACCCACACCTGGACGGCAAGCTGAGTATCGAGATCCATGACGTCGCGCCTGGGTTACTGGGCAACTTCGATAAACGCCTGGGAGAATACGCAGCGCAGAAATTGGAAGGTCGGGGCGTCGAGGTTAGGACTAGCAGCCACATCGAAAAAGTCGAGGCTGGAGCCATCTGGACCAAGGAACTTGGCGAAGAAAAGTACGGCATGCTGATCTGGGCCACTGGCAATGGTATAAACAGTCTTGTTGACAAGCTTGATGTCAAGAAGACTGAAAAGCTTCCCAGGATCATGACAGATCGAAGACTGCGAGTCTTCAACAAATACGACCACCTCATCGACAACGTCTACGCCCTCGGCGACTCCGCCAACATCGACGGCTACACTCTCCCAATGCTGGCCGAGGTCGCCGTCCAGAAGGCAGAGTATCTAGCGAAAGAGCTCAACGCTGCTGACGAGCCaagaagcccatttcaatACAACTCCCGGCCGAATATCGCGTACCTGGGACAGCACGATGGCGTTATTGGGGGGAGAGAAGAGTGGACGGGCCAGTCTGCGTGGATCGCTTGGAGGAGTGGAAGTATTTTCCATTGGCCGAGGAGTTGGAGGAGGACGTTGATGATTGGGATTAGTTGGGTGTTTAATAGAATAGGTGGGAGGGATATTGCGAGGAAGTGGTAG
- a CDS encoding FAD-linked oxidoreductase sorD: protein MLPLVAGLLTALPFSLAQGPQYPPSPPDPATIAQYATCIANAVSGNSSQYVVPTSPNYVSELDIYNLDNVVAPSAIAFPTTAEEVAALVKCARDAKIAVQPLSGGHGFDNFGLGGINGSLSINLQNLNSITYNDADQTLCFGTGNLLGALTEQLTAVGRTAVYSFIPSIGTGGHFTVGGLGPLSRTYGLAADQIIEAQVVLADGSIVTASDDENQDLFFAIKGAAWSFGIVTRFTIKTRDPVQPVPYSYIVPGNFSTSAGVVAGWQGLISQKNLSRSLSSTIYIYEGFSLVTGSFYGSPEDLMKVETESEVQFAAAGVAGPTGDALDTADLLAVLDKLNLTAAFGLVNNLSGTGLLGFLPALSADILQPLIGSLAQVAPAIESGDTAAVLQDVQQLKDTSLASVLEAFQGDTAVLQSVFTNLRYSGLLDIITNTTDLHILGELLPNLNLTSILELVSDVQQSPLLSALPPGTKLSGVFSTLFASHTPAHFYSKSLKFTENTLMTEDAIDQVFNYLDTAESNSPLWFVVFDLAGGAINDVAQDATAYWHRDALYWMQSYIVDLTQIVTPTSRLFLNGLNEAAKNATPGVDDSAYPGYVDKSLHDAQTAYWGDNVERLQKIKAELDPDNVFRNPQSIQVDAEDSG from the exons ATGTTGCCGCTCGTAGCAGGTCTACTTACTGCCTTGCCTTTCAGCCTTGCGCAAGGTCCACAGTATCCTCCATCACCGCCTGATCCTGCTACGATTGCTCAGTATGCCACTTGCATTGCGAATGCTGTCAGTGGCAACTCGAGTCAATATGTGGTGCCGACTTCGCCGAACTATGTGAGCGAGCTGGACATCTACAACCTCGACAATGTGGTCGCTCCCTCGGCTATAGCTTTCCCAACGACGGCAGAAGAGGTCGCTGCCTTGGTGAAGTGTGCTCGCGATGCGAAGATAGCGGTCCAGCCGCTGAGTGGTGGACATGGTTTTGATAATTTTG GTCTGGGAGGAATCAATGGGTCCTTGTCGATCAATTTGCAGAACCTGAACAGTATCACGTACAACGACGCCGATCAAACGCTCTGCTTCGGCACCGGGAACTTACTTGGTGCTCTGACCGAGCAATTGACTGCTGTCGGCCGTACTGCCGTCTACAGCTTCATCCCATCCATTGGTACGGGAGGACACTTCACTGTAGGAGGCCTTGGACCACTGTCGAGGACCTACGGACTTGCTGCCGACCAGATCATAGAAGCGCAAGTCGTGCTGGCGGACGGCTCCATCGTCACCGCGTCCGACGACGAGAACCAGGATCTCTTCTTCGCCATCAAGGGCGCCGCGTGGAGTTTCGGTATCGTCACCCGGTTCACGATCAAGACGCGCGATCCTGTTCAACCCGTTCCCTACTCGTACATTGTGCCTGGCAACTTTAGCACTTCTGCGGGTGTCGTCGCCGGCTGGCAAGGTCTTATCTCGCAGAAGAATTTGTCGAGAAGTCTTAGCTCTACGATCTATATCTACGAGGGCTTCTCGCTCGTCACTGGGTCGTTCTATGGGTCACCGGAGGACTTGATGAAGGTCGAAACAGAGTCAGAGGTACAGTTCGCTGCCGCTGGGGTTGCAGGGCCTACCGGCGATGCACTTGACACGGCCGATCTGCTTGCTGTCCTGGACAAGCTTAACTTGACCGCTGCCTTCGGGTTAGTCAACAACTTATCCGGTACAGGTCTTCTGGGTTTCCTACCGGCTCTGTCTGCAGATATTCTCCAGCCCCTCATTGGCAGCCTTGCACAAGTGGCACCGGCAATCGAGTCTGGTGATACCGCGGCAGTCTTACAAGACGTCCAGCAACTCAAGGATACCAGTCTAGCATCCGTGCTCGAAGCTTTCCAGGGCGATACTGCTGTTTTGCAGTCCGTCTTCACGAACCTTAGATACTCGGGTCTCCTCGACATCATCACCAACACGACCGACCTGCATATCCTGGGCGAGCTTCTCCCGAACCTCAATCTCACGTCGATCCTCGAGCTTGTCAGCGATGTACAGCAGAGCCCACTGCTATCAGCACTACCACCTGGCACCAAGCTCTCAGGCGTCTTCTCGACTCTCTTCGCCTCGCATACGCCCGCCCACTTCTACAGCAAGAGCCTGAAGTTCACCGAGAACACTCTGATGACAGAAGATGCCATCGACCAGGTCTTCAACTACCTCGACACTGCCGAAAGCAACTCTCCTCTATGGTTCGTGGTCTTCGACCTCGCAGGTGGAGCGATCAACGACGTGGCTCAAGATGCGACAGCATACTGGCATCGTGATGCGCTGTATTGGATGCAGAGCTACATCGTGGACCTCACGCAAATCGTCACTCCCACCTCGAGGCTCTTCCTAAATGGGCTCAACGAGGCCGCCAAGAACGCGACTCCTGGTGTTGATGATAGTGCGTATCCTGGGTATGTCGACAAGAGCTTGCATGATGCTCAGACGGCATATTGGGGTGATAATGTGGAGAGGCTGCAGAAGATCAAGGCGGAATTGGATCCTGATAATGTGTTTAGGAACCCGCAGAGCATTCAGGTGGATGCTGAGGATAGTGGATAG
- a CDS encoding MFS transporter prlL, which produces MSTTRSSSPELTALPQRPSPTDSSTLEMKRTTDELEPGTTTAPPINKALERHILRKVDLTLLTLLNILFIVSFADRSNIGNAKIAGMSRDLHLTGNRYNIAVMVFTIAYMTFGLPASIIFKKIGPSSLSYMMFIWGTFALSQGFVKSWEALVVCRFLMGVFEAGFVPGCAFLIGSYYRDGEFLRRYAVFMSGAIIAGAFNGLFSFLLSKADGAGGIEGWRWIFIVEGALTCILALFAYFFIPAFPQDTKMFQGEEKATLLQRLDLKSPEPEPKINIRKEILTALSDWKIWTATLTYMGVQENASSVVAFLPSILKGLGYTSVQAQVHSIPIYCVAFLLTLSCAYAAERLKQRYFFALFGGLLNLTGLAIQLGNPADTRIRYMGTFFMASGCYIVMPILVVWNAINVGKGYKRVVAFAMTTAVGNCGALVSSNVYITEEEPRYRTGFSVGTAFSCLSIASMSALYFGLRLANRRKVRKALELEAGGEVESEKDLKLHQL; this is translated from the exons ATGAGTACAACACGATCCAGCTCGCCAGAGCTCACAGCACTTCCACAGCGGCCATCACCTACAGACTCTTCAACACTAGAAATGAAGCGAACAACCGACGAACTCGAGCCAGGCACCACAACAGCACCACCCATCAACAAAGCCCTCGAACGCCACATCCTCCGCAAAGTCGACCTCACCCTCCTCACCCTCCTCAACATCCTCTTCATCGTCTCCTTCGCCGACCGCTCCAATATCGGCAACGCCAAAATCGCCGGCATGTCCCGCGACCTCCACCTCACCGGCAACCGCTACAACATCGCCGTCATGGTCTTCACAATAGCATACATGACCTTCGGCCTGCCGGCTTCCATCATCTTCAAGAAGATCGGCCCCTCGAGTCTCAGCTATATGATGTTCATCTGGGGGACTTTCGCGCTGAGTCAGGGGTTCGTGAAGAGTTGGGAGGCGCTGGTGGTGTGTAGATTTCTGATGGGGGTGTTTGAGGCGGGGTTTGTGCCGGGGTGTGCGTTTCTTATTGGGAGTTATTATCGGGATGGGGAGTTTTTGAGGAGGTATGCGGTGTTTATGAGTGGGGCTATTATTGCTGGGGCTTTCAATGGATTGTTCTCGTTTTTGCTGTCGAAGGCTGATGGCGCTGGTGGCATTGAGGGGTGGAGGTGGATCTTCATT GTAGAAGGCGCACTAACCTGCATCCTCGCCCTCTTCGCCTACTTCTTCATACCCGCCTTCCCGCAGGACACGAAAATGTTCCAAGGCGAAGAGAAAGCAACCCTCCTCCAACGCCTCGACCTCAAATCCCCAGAGCCCGAACCAAAAATCAACATCCGCAAAGAAATCCTCACAGCCCTCTCCGATTGGAAAATCTGGACAGCAACCCTGACATATATGGGAGTCCAAGAGAACGCCTCCTCAGTCGTCGCCTTCCTGCCCTCAATCCTCAAAGGCCTCGGCTACACCTCCGTCCAAGCGCAAGTCCACTCTATACCAATCTACTGCGTCGCCTTCTTACTCACCCTATCCTGCGCCTACGCCGCCGAGCGCCTCAAGCAGCGCTACTTCTTCGCCCTGTTTGGTGGCCTGCTCAATCTCACGGGTCTGGCGATCCAGCTTGGAAATCCTGCTGATACGAGGATCCGATATATGGGAACCTTCTTCATGGCCTCTGGGTGTTATATCGTCATGCCGATTCTTGTAGTGTGGAATGCGATCAATGTAGGGAAGGGATACAAACGTGTTGTGGCATTTGCTATGACGACGGCGGTGGGGAATTGTGGTGCGTTGGTGAGTAGTAATGTTTACATTACAGAGGAGGAGCCGAGGTATAGGACGG GCTTCTCGGTGGGGACTGCGTTCAGTTGTCTGAGCATTGCGAGTATGTCGGCACTCTACTTTGGGTTGAGGCTTGCGAATAGGAGGAAGGTGAGGAAGGCTCTAGAGCTCGAGGCTGGTGGTGAGGTGGAGAGTGAGAAAGATCTGAAGCTTCATCAGTTGTGA
- a CDS encoding Homoserine kinase: MAETTIKVPCSSANIGPGFDVIGLALSVWLEVTLTTDDQASSGAPYNCRITYEGVGAENVPLEADRNLITQTALYVLRCDGQRSFPPNTHVHINNPIPLGRGLGSSGAAVVAGVALGSEAGKLNLSRERILDYCLMIERHPDNVAAALYGGFVGSYLKELNPEDMKRKEIPLAEVLPAPQGGEDTGLTPPIPPNDIGKHIRFNWAPEIKCIAIIPEFEVKTAMAREVVPQSYDKKDVIYNLQRVALLTTALGQSPPNPELIYDGMQDKIHQPYRKTLIPGLTEILHSVTPSTHPGLLGVCLSGAGPTILALATENFEQIANRLIDQLKKSYKEAKSVDLECNWKLLEPATDGLTITHEGESQSKGMTYADAGVSIDAGNNFVERIRAAVKSTSRPGADAEIGGFAGAIDLVAAGYEEAPTIVSCIDGVGTKLMIAFGIEDYSTVGIDLVAMSVNDLIVQGAEPLTFLDYYACSHLDLDIAAPFVEGVAKGCIEANCALVGGETAEMPGLYAGKDFDAAGEANGAIRRGQKVLPDLDSMKEGDVLLGLPSSGVHSNGFSLVRKILERKRLSYRDQAPWNSSKSVGESLLTPTRIYVKPLMAAIKDDLLLGMAHITGGGLEDNIPRMLPKDGHLAAEVDVSTWEVPAVLKWLKQAGNVSSREFARTWNTGLGMVIVVKEGLAAEATKVLEANGEKVHRIGKLVAHKGEGVVLKNLEHWEK, translated from the coding sequence ATGGCCGAGACGACAATCAAAGTCCCATGTTCCTCAGCGAACATTGGCCCAGGCTTTGACGTGATCGGTCTTGCTCTCTCAGTCTGGCTGGAAGTCACACTCACCACCGACGACCAGGCTTCATCTGGAGCACCATACAACTGCAGGATCACATATGAAGGCGTCGGCGCAGAAAATGTGCCTCTCGAAGCAGACCGCAACCTCATTACACAGACCGCACTTTACGTATTGCGATGCGATGGCCAAAGGTCATTTCCACCCAACACACATGTGCACATCAACAACCCAATCCCTCTAGGACGAGGTCTCGGCTCTTCTGGTGCAGCAGTAGTTGCAGGTGTCGCTCTTGGCAGTGAAGCAGGCAAGCTCAACCTTTCGAGGGAACGCATTCTCGACTACTGCTTGATGATCGAGAGACATCCGGACAATGTCGCTGCAGCCCTTTACGGTGGCTTTGTTGGTAGCTACCTCAAGGAGCTCAATCCTGAAGACATGAAGCGCAAGGAAATCCCGCTCGCGGAGGTTCTTCCTGCCCCACAAGGAGGTGAAGATACCGGACTGACACCACCTATTCCACCGAATGACATCGGCAAGCACATTCGATTCAACTGGGCACCGGAGATCAAGTGTATAGCCATCATTCCGGAGTTTGAAGTCAAGACTGCAATGGCTCGTGAAGTGGTACCACAATCTTACGACAAGAAGGATGTGATCTACAACTTGCAGAGAGTGGCATTATTGACGACTGCGCTTGGACAGAGTCCGCCAAATCCAGAGCTGATCTATGATGGTATGCAAGACAAGATCCATCAGCCATACCGCAAAACACTTATCCCTGGCTTGACCGAAATCCTACACTCAGTCACGCCAAGCACACATCCTGGATTGCTCGGCGTATGCCTCTCAGGAGCTGGACCAACGATACTTGCGCTTGCAACCGAGAACTTCGAGCAGATTGCAAACAGACTCATCGACCAGCTCAAGAAGAGCTACAAGGAAGCCAAGTCTGTCGACCTGGAGTGTAACTGGAAGCTGCTCGAGCCCGCCACTGACGGTCTCACCATAACTCACGAGGGCGAATCGCAAAGCAAGGGTATGACTTACGCAGATGCCGGCGTATCGATCGACGCTGGCAACAACTTTGTTGAGAGAATCAGAGCCGCCGTGAAGTCGACCAGCAGGCCCGGCGCAGATGCCGAGATCGGTGGCTTCGCAGGCGCAATAGATCTGGTCGCAGCTGGCTACGAGGAGGCCCCAACAATAGTCTCCTGTATCGACGGCGTCGGCACGAAGCTCATGATCGCATTCGGCATCGAAGACTACTCAACCGTCGGCATCGACCTCGTAGCCATGAGCGTGAATGATTTGATCGTGCAAGGCGCCGAACCTCTCACATTCCTGGACTACTATGCCTGCTCGCATCTCGACCTCGATATCGCGGCTCCGTTTGTTGAGGGTGTTGCGAAGGGATGCATAGAAGCCAACTGCGCACTGGTCGGTGGCGAGACGGCGGAGATGCCGGGTCTGTATGCGGGTAAGGACTTTGATGCAGCTGGCGAGGCGAATGGTGCGATCAGAAGAGGCCAAAAAGTCCTTCCCGATCTTGACTCGATGAAAGAAGGAGACGTCCTTCTCGGCCTACCAAGCAGTGGCGTTCACTCGAACGGCTTCTCCCTGGTGCGAAAGATTTTGGAGCGGAAACGTCTCAGTTACCGCGACCAAGCGCCTTGGAATAGCAGCAAGTCTGTTGGCGAAAGTCTTCTCACACCTACCAGAATCTATGTTAAGCCCCTCATGGCTGCTATCAAGGACGATCTCCTCCTTGGCATGGCCCACATCACAGGTGGTGGTCTGGAAGACAACATTCCCCGCATGCTGCCGAAGGATGGTCATCTTGCTGCTGAGGTCGATGTCTCGACATGGGAGGTGCCTGCCGTGCTTAAGTGGTTGAAGCAAGCTGGTAATGTCAGCAGTCGGGAGTTCGCCAGGACGTGGAATACAGGATTGGGCATGGTGATTGTGGTGAAGGAGGGGCTTGCGGCAGAGGCCACGAAGGTGCTGGAGGCTAACGGGGAGAAGGTGCATAGGATTGGTAAGCTGGTGGCACATAAGGGTGAGGGAGTGGTGCTGAAGAACTTGGAGCATTGGGAGAAGTAG
- a CDS encoding General alpha-glucoside permease has product MDLPDSSPGSSPSRRGSHLDTATNGVPSHPKHVSWRRESRPSFTRDEPRRNSRQMSTGNAHIRRSVDFVKAEEEFNESSPLLLPRKSEEVEALPPLAEVFSPDESSGESSWDVDMGTKEESKSTVYMILLTISFLGLQIAWSVEMSNGSPYLLSLGVSKSMLALVWIAGPLSGTLVQPYVGIKSDNLQSRWGKRRPFIVGGAIATIISLIILAWTREIVGGLLSIFGVSRDSSGTATCSVVLAVLMIYVLDFSINVIQAAIRAFLVDSAPTHQQDTANAWASRLSGIGNITGYLFGYANLPKYLWFFGDTQFKVLCVIACLVLAITVAISVTSVGERDPRQDGKPMQQTGGVIAFFRQLYRSVKKLPPQIKAVCVVQLAAWIGWFPFLFYITTYIGELYVEPIFKEKGPDLTDKDIDEAWEHGTRVGTFALLIYAIVSFLASVTIPWFVASSYDPENLHDTPRTPGTPMARTPGTPMTDLTPGRFGDGGDGYFGIRASGAADARSTKSTFAQKAKKWFTKKRGRSLAIPWLTLKRGWLLSHIMFAILMWLTFIAKNTTVATILAGLVGIPWAMTMWAPFALIAAEISKRENIRRGIIKPPPTRDGELLARGEDTSEGADQAGVVLGIHNVAIAAPQVIATLISSAVFKALQKPRGSVGDDSVAWVLRFGGILALVAAWLTRRIKEEDDPEDAKPHW; this is encoded by the exons ATGGACCTTCCCGATTCCTCTCCAGGCTCGTCGCCGTCGCGGCGAGGCTCACACCTTGACACAGCAACGAATGGCGTACCATCACATCCTAAGCATGTTTCTTGGAGACGCGAATCCAGACCCTCGTTCACAAGAGACGAACCACGACGAAATTCGCGGCAGATGTCGACTGGCAATGCACATATTAGGCGTAGTGTCGACTTTGTCAAGGCAGAGGAGGAGTTCAACGAGTCATCGCCACTGCTTCTACCGCGTAAGAGTGAAGAAGTAGAAGCGCTGCCGCCGCTCGCGGAAGTCTTCAGCCCGGATGAGAGCAGCGGAGAGTCGTCATGGGACGTGGACATGGGCACGAAAGAGGAGAGCAAGAGCACAGTATACATGATCCTGCTGACCATATCATTTCTTGG TCTACAAATAGCGTGGTCGGTCGAAATGTCGAACGGCTCCCCGTACCTGCTCAGTCTTGGTGTATCAAAGAGCATGTTAGCATTGGTTTGGATCGCCGGTCCACTATCCGGAACTTTGGTCCAGCCATACGTCGGGATCAAGTCGGACAACCTACAGTCGAGATGGGGCAAGCGGAGACCATTCATTGTCGGAGGCGCAATTGCTACCATTATATCGCTGATCATTCTGGCTTGGACACGCGAGATCGTCGGTGGCCTTCTGTCGATCTTTGGCGTTTCGAGAGATAGCTCTGGAACTGCCACGTGCTCGGTGGTCCTTGCGGTGCTGATGATCTACGTTCTGGACTTCAGTATTAACGTTATCCAGGCGGCGATCAGAGCGTTCCTCGTCGACAGTGCTCCGACACACCAGCAAGATACTGCCAATGCCTGGGCTAGCCGTCTCAGCGGTATAGGCAACATCACTGGATACCTCTTTGGATACGCAAACTTACCAAAGTATCTCTGGTTCTTTGGCGATACGCAGTTCAAGGTGCTTTGTGTGATCGCATGTCTGGTTCTGGCCATCACCGTCGCCATTTCAGTCACATCCGTAGGCGAGCGAGACCCTCGGCAGGATGGCAAGCCTATGCAGCAGACGGGCGGCGTGATTGCGTTCTTCAGGCAGTTATATCGATCTGTCAAGAAGCTGCCGCCACAGATCAAGGCCGTGTGTGTCGTCCAACTTGCCGCGTGGATCGGCTGGTTTCCATTCCTGTTCTACATCACGACATACATTGGCGAGCTTTACGTGGAGCCTATATTCAAGGAGAAGGGGCCAGATCTGACCGACAAAGACATTGACGAGGCATGGGAGCACGGCACAAGGGTCGGAACGTTCGCACTGCTGATATACGCAATTGTCTCGTTCCTGGCCAGTGTCACAATACCGTGGTTCGTGGCCAGCTCCTACGACCCTGAGAATCTTCACGACACACCAAGGACGCCAGGCACACCCATGGCTAGGACGCCAGGTACGCCAATGACCGACTTGACGCCAGGCCGGTTCGGAGATGGAGGCGATGGCTACTTTGGCATCAGAGCTTCTGGCGCAGCCGATGCACGCTCGACGAAAAGCACGTTCGCCCAAAAGGCCAAGAAATGGTTCACAAAGAAGCGAGGCAGGTCCCTTGCCATCCCGTGGCTGACGCTCAAACGCGGCTGGCTCCTCTCCCACATCATGTTCGCCATCCTCATGTGGCTCACCTTCATCGCGAAGAACACCACGGTCGCCACAATCCTAGCGGGTCTAGTCGGCATCCCCTGGGCAATGACGATGTGGGCACCCTTCGCGTTGATCGCAGCAGAAATCTCAAAGCGTGAGAACATTCGACGAGGCATCATCAAACCCCCACCCACTCGCGACGGTGAACTCCTTGCTAGGGGCGAGGATACTAGTGAAGGCGCGGACCAGGCCGGCGTGGTGCTGGGAATCCACAACGTCGCGATTGCGGCGCCGCAGGTCATTGCTACGCTGATCAGCAGTGCAGTCTTCAAAGCTTTACAGAAGCCAAGAGGCAGTGTGGGAGATGATAGTGTAGCGTGGGTTCTGAGGTTTGGGGGCATTCTGGCGCTGGTGGCCGCGTGGCTGACGAGGAGGATTAAAGAGGAGGACGATCCTGAGGACGCGAAGCCGCATTGGTGA